Proteins from one Rhizobium sp. CB3090 genomic window:
- a CDS encoding flotillin family protein, whose amino-acid sequence MESLQYLSPTEWMAIEIAVPVIVLAILFRWSGLIRYIPNDRLGILEKLWSFRGSVENGFIALNGEAGFQPEVVRGGLHFFMPFQYSMHRADLVTIPQGQIGYVFARDGKPLPPTQTLASNIEADDFQDVRGFLMKGGQKGPQRKILREGTYAINLAQFIVLTAQSTYAVNLSSSEQKLFADMSRLITERNGFEPVVIHDAEDMIGIITIHDGPALPDGEIIAPTVANDPKDPNFHNNFQDPEKFLNAGGYRGRQLQVLADGSYFLNRIFATVELVEKTIIDVGTVGVVVSYTGRRGADISGQSYRHGELVETGARGVWSTPLLPGKYAFNTYAGNIVIVPTTNFVLKWSREQFGEHRLDENLSEVSLITKDAFEPVLPLSVVVHIDYMKAPLVVQRFGDIKRLVEQTLDPMVSAYFKNIAQTKTLIQLLQERSEIQRKSGEEMREKFASYSLELQEVLIGTPRANNGQNSIEQILIQLRERQIAVEKVETYKLQEAAAIQERTLREKEALAEQQAKITTSALTIEISENEGKAQLARTRQQAETIQVTAKAEAEKVRLAGLGEADRIKAIALADAERIKATGFADAEKVRAVGLAEAEATEKKVAAFGGPDYQLNSQVLMRFAEAIENGRLPLVPQIQVGGAGGEKGATNGLVEMMLSMLVADRLGRQDSPAAVPAPAPVEQH is encoded by the coding sequence ATGGAATCACTGCAATATCTCAGCCCGACCGAATGGATGGCGATCGAAATTGCCGTCCCGGTCATCGTGCTGGCAATCCTTTTCCGGTGGAGCGGCCTGATCCGCTATATCCCCAACGACAGGCTCGGCATCCTCGAAAAACTTTGGAGTTTTCGCGGCTCTGTCGAGAATGGCTTCATTGCGCTCAACGGTGAGGCCGGCTTCCAGCCGGAAGTCGTGCGCGGCGGGCTGCACTTCTTCATGCCGTTCCAGTATTCGATGCATCGCGCCGATCTCGTGACTATTCCGCAGGGCCAGATCGGCTATGTCTTCGCCCGTGACGGCAAGCCGTTGCCGCCGACCCAGACGCTTGCATCGAATATCGAAGCCGATGACTTCCAGGACGTGCGCGGCTTTCTCATGAAGGGCGGCCAGAAGGGACCGCAGCGCAAGATCCTGCGCGAAGGCACCTATGCGATCAATCTCGCACAGTTCATCGTGCTGACTGCGCAATCAACCTATGCAGTCAACCTGAGTTCGTCGGAACAAAAACTGTTTGCGGACATGTCCAGGCTGATCACGGAGCGGAATGGCTTCGAGCCCGTCGTCATCCATGACGCCGAGGACATGATCGGCATCATCACCATTCACGACGGTCCGGCGCTGCCGGACGGCGAGATCATCGCGCCGACCGTCGCCAACGATCCGAAGGATCCGAACTTCCACAACAATTTCCAGGATCCGGAGAAGTTTCTCAATGCCGGCGGCTATCGCGGCCGGCAGTTGCAGGTGCTTGCCGACGGCAGTTATTTCCTCAATCGCATCTTCGCGACCGTCGAACTGGTCGAAAAGACGATCATCGACGTCGGCACAGTGGGCGTCGTCGTCTCTTATACCGGCCGGCGCGGTGCGGATATTTCCGGCCAGTCCTATCGCCACGGCGAATTGGTCGAGACCGGCGCTCGCGGTGTCTGGTCGACGCCGCTTCTGCCGGGCAAATATGCATTCAACACTTATGCCGGCAATATCGTCATCGTGCCGACCACCAACTTCGTCCTCAAATGGTCCAGGGAACAGTTCGGCGAGCACAGGCTGGACGAGAATCTTTCCGAAGTGTCGCTGATCACCAAGGACGCGTTCGAACCAGTGCTGCCCCTCTCGGTGGTCGTGCACATCGACTATATGAAGGCGCCGCTCGTCGTGCAGCGTTTCGGGGATATCAAACGGCTGGTGGAACAGACGCTCGATCCGATGGTCTCGGCCTATTTCAAGAATATCGCCCAGACCAAGACGTTGATCCAACTGCTGCAGGAGCGCAGCGAAATCCAGCGCAAATCCGGCGAGGAAATGCGCGAGAAGTTTGCTTCCTACAGCCTCGAACTGCAGGAAGTGCTGATCGGTACGCCGCGCGCCAACAATGGCCAGAACAGCATAGAGCAGATCCTGATCCAGCTACGCGAGCGCCAGATCGCCGTTGAAAAGGTCGAGACCTATAAGTTGCAGGAAGCGGCTGCGATCCAGGAGCGCACATTGCGCGAGAAGGAAGCGCTCGCCGAACAGCAGGCCAAGATCACGACATCAGCACTCACCATCGAAATCAGCGAAAACGAGGGTAAGGCGCAACTCGCCCGCACCCGCCAGCAGGCAGAAACCATTCAAGTCACCGCCAAGGCAGAGGCCGAGAAGGTGCGCCTCGCCGGCCTCGGTGAAGCCGACCGGATCAAGGCCATTGCGCTTGCCGATGCCGAACGGATCAAGGCGACCGGTTTTGCGGATGCCGAGAAGGTGCGCGCCGTCGGTCTGGCGGAAGCCGAGGCCACCGAGAAGAAGGTCGCGGCCTTTGGTGGACCGGACTATCAGCTCAACTCGCAGGTCCTCATGCGCTTCGCTGAAGCGATCGAGAACGGCAGGCTGCCG
- a CDS encoding GNAT family N-acetyltransferase, which produces MHIRRAVAADAEELCSLLNEIIRIGGTTALETPLSAAEFADWFIDGEFVLACHVAEHDQLLAGFQSLSLYGDPPKGFADIATFARTNPKIPGVGSALFPATRTAAEELGFEFINATIRADNVSGLAYYTRMGFEDYDRLIQVPLLDGTPVDRIKKRFKLGASRHTSRE; this is translated from the coding sequence ATGCATATCCGAAGGGCTGTAGCAGCCGACGCGGAGGAACTGTGTAGCCTCCTGAATGAGATTATCCGCATTGGCGGAACAACTGCGCTTGAGACGCCGCTTTCGGCTGCCGAGTTCGCAGATTGGTTCATCGACGGCGAGTTTGTTCTTGCCTGTCATGTTGCGGAGCACGATCAGTTGCTTGCCGGCTTTCAGTCCCTGAGTCTATATGGCGATCCGCCGAAGGGTTTTGCGGATATAGCGACATTTGCCCGCACCAATCCAAAGATACCCGGCGTCGGCAGCGCCCTTTTTCCCGCGACCCGGACAGCAGCCGAAGAGCTCGGATTCGAATTTATCAATGCGACCATACGTGCCGATAATGTCAGCGGCCTTGCCTATTATACGAGGATGGGTTTTGAGGACTATGACCGGCTCATCCAGGTTCCCCTTTTGGACGGAACGCCGGTCGATCGGATCAAGAAGCGCTTCAAATTAGGGGCAAGTCGCCACACGTCTCGCGAATGA
- a CDS encoding PBP1A family penicillin-binding protein, translating to MPSPPNSSAQSTSGPSTGASRPPDSEFAADKIEAPASSSDSASSSSVDPPRQADGPFGQSRRATHNLLRALGHDLRASTIFARARTKAAASYLRTKLRTPSGPESPSTIRGLGRWFATALSKAGSNIRGLRIKQFENRRHASSNMGRWKIGAGLALLACLFLAGSVLVWALKDVPWAEIRDGTLKPVVVLETADGAPLVRQGPYQGPYAQYNQFPTQLIDAVLSIEDRRFMDHFGVDPRGIGRALLRNFEAGSVVEGGSTITQQLIKLEYLDSDRTIKRKIQEVVIAIWLEWKLGKQEILTRYLNSVYLGAGATGMPAAARIYFNKDIDALNLPESAMLAGLLRAPSQWNPIDNFEGARQRTAVVLDAMVANGKITAAKADEAKASFAKLHPTTPTPRSGSWFADWISPRAGEIAGSSPGSTTVRTTLVPQLQQIAERVVRNALDGEGKSVGASQAALVVMRPDGAVVAMVGGRDYKASQFNRAVTAMRQPGSAFKLFVYYAALKAGLSLSDRILDAPIDINGWSPENSGGGYHGWVTLAEAFARSLNAASVALAEEVGLDKVIAAARELGINTPLANTPSLTLGTSEVNLLELTSAYASVQLGRAPVEPWGIVEFQAAGQAKAFRVGSQVKPNVDLSPYQSDLLGLLQLVVERGTGRGADPGTFAAGKTGTSQNNRDAWFVGFTQSLVAGVWVGNDDGTPMNGVTGGALPAHIWRDFMREAMAVPGPRGAQSTEAVIDSPGATQSCNITACSRSYRSFRPADCTYQPYGGGRRLCEK from the coding sequence ATGCCAAGCCCTCCCAACTCCTCAGCCCAAAGTACCAGCGGCCCGAGCACGGGTGCCAGTCGCCCGCCGGATTCGGAGTTCGCTGCCGACAAAATTGAGGCGCCGGCATCCTCGTCGGACTCAGCGTCCAGTTCATCGGTCGATCCTCCGCGACAGGCTGACGGACCCTTTGGCCAAAGCAGACGGGCAACGCACAATCTACTGCGAGCACTCGGTCACGATTTGCGCGCAAGTACGATCTTCGCAAGGGCCAGGACCAAGGCGGCCGCTTCGTACTTGAGAACGAAGCTTAGGACGCCAAGCGGGCCGGAAAGCCCATCAACAATCCGCGGTCTTGGCAGATGGTTCGCCACTGCTCTGTCCAAAGCGGGGAGCAATATTCGTGGCCTGCGCATAAAACAGTTCGAAAATCGGCGGCATGCTTCGTCAAATATGGGCCGGTGGAAAATCGGTGCAGGATTGGCGCTTCTTGCCTGCCTCTTCCTTGCGGGAAGCGTACTGGTGTGGGCACTGAAAGACGTGCCCTGGGCCGAGATCCGGGATGGAACGTTGAAGCCCGTCGTGGTGTTGGAGACCGCTGACGGTGCACCCTTGGTAAGACAGGGGCCTTATCAAGGACCGTACGCGCAATATAACCAGTTTCCAACACAGCTGATCGACGCTGTCCTTTCAATTGAGGATCGCCGGTTCATGGATCATTTCGGCGTCGACCCCAGAGGGATCGGAAGAGCACTCCTGCGGAACTTCGAAGCTGGCTCGGTGGTAGAAGGAGGCAGCACGATTACCCAGCAGCTCATCAAGCTGGAATATCTTGATAGCGATCGGACAATAAAGCGAAAAATACAGGAAGTTGTCATAGCCATTTGGCTGGAGTGGAAGCTCGGCAAGCAGGAAATCCTGACGCGCTATCTCAATAGCGTCTATCTCGGCGCTGGCGCGACCGGCATGCCTGCCGCCGCACGGATCTATTTCAACAAAGATATCGACGCTCTCAACCTGCCGGAGTCGGCGATGCTCGCGGGATTGCTGCGAGCGCCGAGCCAATGGAATCCGATCGATAATTTCGAGGGTGCCCGGCAGCGCACCGCTGTTGTTCTGGACGCCATGGTGGCCAATGGCAAAATCACCGCCGCGAAGGCAGACGAAGCCAAGGCGAGCTTCGCCAAACTGCATCCAACGACGCCGACACCGCGCTCCGGAAGTTGGTTTGCTGACTGGATTTCGCCGCGGGCCGGCGAAATTGCCGGCTCTTCGCCGGGGTCAACCACGGTGCGCACGACGCTGGTGCCGCAGCTTCAACAGATTGCCGAAAGGGTCGTGAGAAACGCCCTGGACGGTGAAGGAAAGTCAGTCGGCGCATCGCAGGCCGCTTTGGTTGTGATGAGACCCGATGGCGCGGTCGTCGCGATGGTCGGCGGGCGCGACTACAAGGCAAGCCAGTTCAACCGCGCCGTCACCGCGATGCGGCAGCCGGGCTCCGCCTTCAAACTGTTCGTTTATTATGCAGCGCTGAAGGCTGGACTCTCGTTGTCCGACCGGATTCTGGACGCACCGATCGACATCAACGGCTGGTCGCCGGAAAACTCTGGCGGCGGCTATCACGGTTGGGTGACACTTGCCGAAGCCTTTGCCCGGTCACTCAATGCCGCGTCGGTGGCGCTTGCTGAAGAGGTCGGGCTCGACAAGGTGATCGCCGCTGCGCGCGAACTCGGCATCAATACGCCGCTTGCCAACACGCCATCTCTGACGCTCGGCACATCCGAAGTAAACTTGCTTGAGCTCACCAGCGCCTACGCGTCTGTCCAACTTGGTAGGGCGCCCGTCGAGCCTTGGGGCATCGTCGAGTTTCAGGCGGCAGGGCAGGCAAAGGCGTTTCGCGTTGGCTCACAAGTAAAACCGAATGTGGATCTTTCCCCCTACCAGTCCGATCTTCTCGGCCTATTGCAGTTGGTGGTCGAGCGCGGCACTGGGCGCGGAGCCGACCCCGGCACGTTTGCGGCCGGCAAGACCGGCACCAGCCAGAACAATCGCGATGCTTGGTTCGTTGGCTTCACGCAGTCGCTCGTCGCCGGCGTATGGGTCGGCAATGATGACGGCACGCCAATGAACGGGGTCACAGGCGGAGCCTTGCCAGCGCATATTTGGCGAGACTTCATGCGGGAGGCGATGGCAGTGCCTGGGCCGCGCGGAGCGCAATCGACAGAAGCGGTGATCGACAGCCCCGGGGCAACACAGTCCTGCAACATCACGGCCTGTTCACGCAGTTACCGCTCCTTCCGGCCAGCGGACTGCACCTACCAGCCCTATGGCGGCGGACGGCGACTTTGTGAAAAGTGA
- a CDS encoding GNAT family N-acetyltransferase — protein MKQDKTIVIRPSRESDVDAMLAIYRRHIRRGVEVGVDDSDTPQPDDLRERRKNLKNRRFPHVVAVEGEKVVGYAYVVLFRKRPAYRYTVKHSIYVHHDHIGQGIGSLLMRGLIDACAAAGFRQMIGYIAADNAASLALHERFGFVRVGLLPGVAYRYGRWADSVMVQRSLASGSTTPPPPPPLSTR, from the coding sequence ATGAAGCAGGATAAAACGATCGTCATTCGCCCCTCTCGGGAATCCGATGTCGATGCCATGTTGGCGATCTATCGCCGCCATATTCGCCGCGGTGTCGAGGTTGGAGTGGACGACAGCGACACGCCGCAACCGGACGATCTGCGGGAACGGCGCAAGAATTTGAAGAACCGCCGCTTTCCGCATGTCGTTGCGGTCGAGGGTGAAAAGGTCGTGGGCTATGCCTATGTGGTGTTGTTCCGCAAACGCCCGGCCTACCGCTATACGGTGAAGCACTCGATCTATGTGCATCACGACCATATCGGCCAGGGCATCGGGAGCCTGCTCATGCGCGGGCTGATCGACGCCTGCGCCGCGGCCGGTTTCCGGCAGATGATCGGCTATATCGCTGCCGACAATGCCGCGTCGCTCGCCCTGCACGAACGCTTCGGCTTTGTTCGCGTCGGCCTGTTGCCCGGAGTTGCCTATCGTTACGGCCGCTGGGCCGACAGTGTGATGGTCCAGCGCTCACTCGCCTCCGGCTCGACCACCCCACCACCTCCGCCACCGCTCTCCACCCGCTGA
- a CDS encoding Orn/Lys/Arg decarboxylase N-terminal domain-containing protein — protein MDYFRRFNFLFATPTFDSEDLEGARYNQIVEEIERSGFEVVRARNLEDAEIAVQTDAAIGCMLVDWGKKGLEGKTASLINLMRRRGLEFPIILLIRRKRFEDVPVEVLDFIDGYVFLSEETPAFIAKSLISRLKQYAETLKTPFFGALVDYAEEGNHLWTCPGHNGGIFYSRSPIGRVFMEHLGEAVFRDDLDNSVLDLGDLLTHEGPALAAQKEAAKIFGAEKTYFVLNGTSTSNKVALSALVTDGDLVLFDRNNHKAAHHGALMISGGIPVYLPTIRNLYGLIGPIDFMAMDEEALRERIRTHPLVKDPEAYKKPRPFRVAVVEQCTYDGTIHNAEMILKRIGHLCDYILFDEAWAGFMKFHPLYAGRFAMGLADLGPDAPGIIATQSTHKQLASFSQASQIHMKDRHITGQKRRVEHRRFNESFMQHASTSPFYPLFASLDVGAQMMKGRSGEVLWDDTIRLGIELRKKIRAVRREFEEKEHRPERRWFFEPFVPDRVAIPDVSSPGAVHDVPWESVATDQLATNPAFWHLTPDAAWHGFSAMEPGFAMTDPNKLTLLTPGFDRKSGKYTEHGIPAPVVAQYLRENRIVAEKNDLNSLLFLLTPGVEASKAGTLISGLVAFKKLHDDNALIEEAIPEFYRRRPGRYAGVRLRDLCADMHNFFRQADVSTLQTKQFSADHLPPMAMSPHDAARCLVRNDVEYLPIDAIAGRIATTPFVVYPPGIATIVPGERLTERAKPMIDYLKMFETCFNTFPGFEVEIQGLYREIDASGRIRLYTYVVAE, from the coding sequence ATGGATTATTTCAGACGTTTCAACTTTCTGTTCGCAACGCCGACCTTCGACAGCGAGGATCTGGAGGGAGCCCGCTACAATCAGATCGTCGAGGAGATCGAACGCTCCGGCTTTGAGGTGGTGCGCGCACGCAATCTCGAAGATGCCGAGATCGCCGTACAGACGGACGCCGCCATCGGCTGCATGCTGGTCGACTGGGGTAAAAAGGGGCTCGAGGGCAAGACGGCCTCCCTCATCAACCTGATGCGCCGCCGCGGCCTCGAGTTCCCGATCATCCTTCTGATCCGCCGTAAACGCTTCGAAGATGTGCCGGTAGAGGTGCTCGATTTCATCGACGGCTATGTCTTCCTGTCTGAGGAAACGCCGGCCTTCATCGCCAAAAGCCTTATCAGCCGGCTCAAGCAATATGCAGAGACGTTGAAGACACCATTTTTCGGTGCGCTGGTCGATTATGCCGAGGAAGGCAACCACCTCTGGACCTGCCCTGGGCACAATGGCGGCATCTTCTACAGCCGCAGCCCGATCGGCCGGGTCTTCATGGAACATCTGGGCGAGGCGGTGTTTCGCGACGATCTCGACAATTCCGTGCTCGACCTCGGCGACCTCTTGACCCACGAGGGACCGGCATTGGCTGCACAAAAAGAAGCGGCCAAAATCTTCGGCGCCGAGAAGACCTATTTCGTCCTGAACGGTACCTCCACCTCGAACAAGGTCGCGCTCTCCGCCCTCGTCACCGATGGCGATCTCGTGCTGTTCGACCGTAACAACCATAAGGCCGCCCATCACGGCGCTCTGATGATCTCCGGCGGCATTCCAGTCTATCTGCCGACCATACGCAACCTCTATGGCCTGATCGGTCCCATCGATTTCATGGCCATGGACGAGGAAGCCTTACGGGAGCGCATCCGCACTCACCCGCTGGTGAAAGACCCCGAGGCCTACAAGAAGCCCCGCCCGTTCCGCGTCGCTGTGGTGGAGCAGTGCACCTATGACGGCACCATTCACAATGCCGAGATGATCCTCAAGCGGATCGGGCATCTGTGCGACTACATCCTCTTCGACGAGGCATGGGCGGGCTTCATGAAATTTCATCCGCTCTATGCCGGGCGCTTTGCCATGGGCCTTGCCGACCTCGGCCCGGACGCACCGGGCATCATCGCCACGCAGTCCACCCACAAGCAGCTCGCAAGCTTCTCGCAGGCCTCCCAGATCCACATGAAGGACCGGCATATCACCGGCCAGAAACGCCGCGTGGAGCACCGGCGGTTCAATGAAAGCTTTATGCAGCACGCCTCGACCTCGCCCTTCTATCCGCTGTTCGCCTCGCTCGATGTAGGCGCTCAGATGATGAAGGGCCGCTCGGGCGAAGTGCTGTGGGACGACACGATCCGCCTCGGCATCGAACTGCGCAAGAAGATCCGCGCCGTGCGCCGCGAATTCGAGGAAAAGGAGCATCGCCCCGAGCGCCGTTGGTTCTTCGAGCCTTTCGTGCCGGATCGGGTAGCAATTCCGGATGTGTCGAGCCCTGGCGCAGTGCATGACGTGCCGTGGGAGAGCGTCGCCACCGACCAGCTCGCCACCAATCCCGCCTTCTGGCACCTGACACCCGACGCGGCATGGCATGGCTTTTCCGCAATGGAGCCGGGCTTCGCCATGACCGATCCGAACAAGCTCACCCTGCTCACCCCCGGCTTCGACCGCAAAAGCGGAAAATACACCGAGCACGGCATACCGGCGCCCGTGGTCGCACAATACCTGCGCGAAAACCGCATCGTCGCGGAAAAGAACGACCTCAATTCGCTGCTGTTCCTTCTCACGCCCGGCGTGGAGGCCAGCAAAGCCGGAACTTTGATCAGCGGCCTCGTCGCCTTCAAGAAGCTCCATGACGACAACGCGCTGATCGAGGAGGCAATCCCGGAATTTTATCGTCGCCGGCCGGGTCGCTATGCGGGCGTGCGGCTGCGCGATCTCTGCGCGGACATGCACAACTTCTTCCGTCAAGCTGACGTCAGCACGCTTCAGACAAAGCAGTTTTCCGCCGACCACCTGCCGCCGATGGCCATGTCGCCCCATGATGCGGCACGCTGCCTGGTGCGCAATGATGTGGAGTATCTGCCGATCGACGCCATCGCCGGCCGCATCGCAACCACGCCCTTCGTGGTCTACCCCCCGGGCATTGCAACCATCGTGCCGGGCGAGCGCTTGACGGAAAGGGCAAAGCCCATGATCGACTATCTCAAGATGTTTGAAACCTGCTTCAACACCTTCCCCGGCTTCGAGGTGGAGATTCAGGGGCTCTATCGCGAGATCGATGCATCCGGCCGCATCCGGCTCTATACCTACGTCGTCGCGGAATAG
- a CDS encoding DHCW motif cupin fold protein translates to MKLPTHPFTLIDWSDIETTEHTGDTGKAFWRTVMMGDIRIRQVEYTAEYIADHWCDKGHILYVLEGELETELRDGRRFTLKAGMSYQVSDFGDPAHRSSTKTGAKLFIVD, encoded by the coding sequence ATGAAGCTTCCTACTCATCCTTTCACCCTTATCGACTGGAGCGACATTGAGACGACAGAGCATACGGGCGACACGGGAAAAGCGTTTTGGCGCACGGTCATGATGGGCGACATCCGTATCCGGCAGGTCGAATATACCGCCGAATACATTGCAGATCATTGGTGCGACAAAGGGCACATTCTTTATGTCTTGGAAGGCGAGCTCGAGACCGAGTTGCGAGACGGGCGGCGGTTCACCCTGAAAGCCGGCATGAGCTATCAGGTTTCCGACTTCGGCGATCCCGCCCATCGTTCATCCACGAAAACCGGTGCGAAACTTTTCATCGTTGACTAA
- a CDS encoding LysR family transcriptional regulator: MSEPVETSEMVAFTKTVEVKSLSRAAAELRVPRATLSRRLARLEERLGMRLLRRTTRSLALTDAGELFYRHACIALEAVRQAEQSVRMTNDVVRGDLRVSVPPMMSASFNAAVCDFAACYPELRVHVHTSNQRADLLNGNYDVALRASSQIEPGLVARTLLRDPMISVASPDYLRARGTPQTHLDLKNHRCLLGFARGELAETHWPLTSGGKFKVEGAFYANDIELLCDAALRGLGIALLPHGLVSRHLKSSALVQVLDGAIGSGMQIALVYPERTYMKPQVRAFIDAIAAWARGKVDVDAE, encoded by the coding sequence ATGTCCGAACCCGTAGAAACATCCGAAATGGTGGCGTTCACCAAGACCGTCGAGGTGAAATCCCTCTCACGCGCCGCTGCCGAACTGCGCGTTCCCAGGGCAACGCTGAGCCGTCGCCTTGCCCGCCTCGAGGAACGGCTGGGCATGCGTCTGCTTCGTCGCACAACGCGCAGCCTAGCGCTGACCGATGCGGGTGAGTTGTTTTACCGCCATGCATGCATTGCGCTCGAGGCGGTTCGGCAGGCCGAGCAAAGTGTGCGAATGACGAACGACGTGGTCCGCGGCGATCTGCGTGTGTCCGTACCGCCGATGATGAGCGCCAGTTTTAACGCTGCTGTGTGTGATTTTGCTGCCTGCTATCCAGAGCTGCGCGTCCACGTCCACACATCCAACCAGAGGGCAGATCTTCTTAACGGCAACTACGACGTTGCACTACGCGCCAGCAGCCAAATCGAGCCGGGCCTTGTCGCGCGCACTCTCTTGCGCGATCCGATGATTTCCGTTGCCTCACCGGACTATCTCAGAGCCCGTGGGACTCCCCAAACACATCTCGATCTGAAAAACCATCGATGTCTTCTTGGATTTGCCAGAGGAGAATTGGCAGAAACGCACTGGCCTCTCACGTCTGGAGGCAAGTTTAAGGTCGAGGGCGCATTCTACGCGAATGACATCGAACTTTTGTGTGACGCAGCCCTGCGCGGCCTCGGTATCGCGCTCCTGCCGCACGGGTTGGTCTCAAGGCACCTTAAGAGCAGCGCGTTGGTGCAGGTGCTCGACGGCGCAATCGGTTCAGGGATGCAGATCGCGCTCGTTTATCCCGAGCGCACGTACATGAAGCCGCAAGTGAGAGCCTTCATCGATGCGATCGCCGCTTGGGCCAGGGGCAAAGTCGATGTAGATGCGGAGTGA
- a CDS encoding NmrA/HSCARG family protein has product MNSSDKKTIAVFGATGHQGAGVVRALKANDQFKVRALTRQPDTYQGPADEVIAADLDRPETLAAALAGAHGVFLVTNYWQDGTDEMKQATSAIDAAKAAGVDHMVWSTLPNVEAISGGKISLPQFTGKAKIDPIVEAAGFALHTFVVPPAYYQNFSGPVGPQKQQDGGYGWVLPIDPSVRCFHMGDIGELGRIVAGAFAHPEETGKGVYLPLVGDFLSFGDIVNTLNQQGHQFSFTQVPTEVFAGFFPGAAAVAENLTYYENYTYLGTRSFEHEIALANRVAGKTPTTFAAWAAENFRLDTSAA; this is encoded by the coding sequence ATGAATTCCAGCGACAAGAAGACGATCGCCGTGTTTGGTGCAACCGGCCATCAAGGCGCCGGCGTGGTACGAGCCCTCAAGGCAAATGACCAGTTCAAGGTGCGAGCCCTTACCCGTCAGCCCGACACGTACCAAGGCCCTGCTGACGAAGTGATCGCCGCAGATTTGGACAGGCCAGAAACCTTGGCGGCGGCGCTGGCAGGCGCGCACGGCGTTTTCCTGGTCACCAATTACTGGCAGGATGGCACCGACGAGATGAAGCAGGCGACGTCCGCGATCGATGCCGCCAAGGCGGCGGGTGTCGACCACATGGTTTGGTCCACCCTCCCCAATGTTGAAGCGATCAGCGGAGGTAAGATCAGCCTTCCACAATTCACGGGCAAGGCGAAAATCGATCCGATCGTTGAAGCCGCCGGATTCGCTCTCCACACCTTTGTCGTGCCCCCTGCCTATTATCAGAACTTTTCGGGACCGGTTGGCCCACAAAAGCAGCAGGACGGAGGATACGGCTGGGTTTTGCCAATCGACCCGAGCGTACGCTGCTTCCACATGGGTGACATTGGCGAACTCGGCCGCATTGTGGCCGGTGCGTTCGCTCACCCCGAGGAAACCGGCAAAGGCGTGTATCTCCCGCTCGTCGGTGATTTTCTGAGCTTTGGCGACATCGTGAACACCCTAAACCAGCAGGGTCATCAGTTTTCGTTCACGCAGGTACCGACAGAGGTCTTTGCGGGCTTCTTCCCGGGAGCTGCTGCGGTTGCCGAGAACCTGACCTATTACGAGAACTATACCTACCTCGGCACGCGCTCGTTCGAGCATGAAATCGCGCTCGCAAATCGCGTGGCGGGCAAGACGCCGACGACGTTTGCTGCATGGGCAGCGGAGAATTTCCGCCTCGACACGTCGGCCGCTTGA
- a CDS encoding IS5 family transposase (programmed frameshift): MTRYDLTDFEWRVIKPLLPNKPRGVPRVDDRRVLNGIFWVLRSGGPWRDLPARYGPRTTCYNRFVRWRKAGVWDRLMDAVTAAHDGDIQMIDSTSVRAHQQATTAKRGADHCLGRSRGGLTTKIHVVVDAQGLPIRLGLTAGQTHDGQIADKLLDRLGPHTIVLADKAYDADRIRELIQNKGATPNIPPKSNRRWKPFFCKRLYRERNLIERFFSKLKHFRRIATRYDKLAANFLAMVQLASMWLWLRANESTA, from the exons ATGACCCGATATGACCTGACCGACTTCGAGTGGCGCGTGATCAAGCCGCTGCTTCCCAACAAGCCAAGGGGTGTGCCGCGTGTCGATGACCGTCGCGTGCTGAACGGCATCTTCTGGGTGTTGCGATCTGGTG GCCCGTGGCGTGACCTGCCGGCGCGCTATGGCCCGCGGACCACCTGCTACAACCGCTTCGTGCGATGGCGAAAGGCGGGCGTTTGGGACCGGCTGATGGATGCCGTCACCGCCGCGCACGACGGCGACATCCAGATGATCGACAGCACCTCCGTTCGCGCCCACCAGCAGGCGACGACGGCAAAAAGGGGGGCAGATCACTGCCTCGGTCGATCACGCGGCGGGCTCACGACCAAGATCCACGTCGTCGTCGACGCGCAAGGCCTCCCCATCAGGCTCGGCCTGACGGCAGGACAGACACACGACGGGCAGATCGCCGACAAGCTGCTCGACCGTCTCGGGCCGCACACCATTGTTCTCGCCGACAAGGCCTATGATGCCGACCGTATCCGCGAGCTGATCCAAAACAAGGGCGCCACGCCCAACATCCCGCCCAAGAGCAACCGGCGCTGGAAGCCATTCTTCTGCAAGCGGCTCTACCGCGAGCGCAACCTGATTGAGCGGTTCTTCTCGAAGCTGAAGCACTTCCGCCGCATCGCCACCCGCTACGACAAGCTCGCCGCCAACTTCCTCGCCATGGTCCAGCTCGCCTCAATGTGGCTGTGGTTGCGCGCTAATGAGTCTACGGCCTAG